The following are from one region of the Sphingomonas sp. J315 genome:
- a CDS encoding metallophosphoesterase family protein, with translation MTRLFHVSDIHFGAEDRAALDWFAATVAAERPDAVIVTGDLTMRARRHEFAAAQAWLEALGRPVTVEVGNHDLPYFNLWARFVTPYRRFKALERMIERPLDLRGVSIVPLKTTARAQFRLNWSKGHVSDRALRRTLTHIAEVPANHLLLVACHHPLIEAGTRSTSHTRGGRAALEALADAGAHGVLTGHVHDPFDITHPTPAGPMRLIGAGTLSERVRDTRPSFNELHVVDGMLETQVREMS, from the coding sequence ATGACCCGGCTGTTCCATGTCAGCGACATCCATTTTGGCGCGGAGGATCGCGCGGCGCTCGACTGGTTCGCCGCAACGGTCGCCGCCGAGCGACCCGACGCGGTAATCGTCACCGGCGATCTGACGATGCGTGCGCGCCGACATGAATTCGCGGCGGCGCAGGCATGGCTGGAGGCGCTCGGGCGGCCCGTGACTGTCGAGGTCGGAAATCACGATCTGCCCTATTTCAACCTGTGGGCACGGTTCGTCACCCCGTATCGCCGGTTCAAGGCGCTGGAACGCATGATCGAGCGCCCGCTCGACCTGCGCGGGGTGTCGATCGTCCCGCTCAAGACCACTGCGCGCGCGCAATTCCGGCTCAACTGGTCAAAGGGCCATGTCAGCGACCGCGCACTCAGGCGCACGCTGACGCATATCGCCGAGGTGCCCGCGAATCATCTGTTGCTGGTGGCCTGCCATCACCCGCTGATCGAAGCGGGGACGCGCAGCACGTCGCATACCCGCGGCGGACGCGCGGCGCTGGAGGCGCTGGCCGATGCGGGCGCGCACGGCGTGCTGACCGGCCATGTCCATGACCCCTTCGATATCACCCACCCGACTCCCGCCGGCCCGATGCGACTGATCGGCGCAGGGACGCTGTCGGAGCGGGTGCGTGACACTCGACCGTCGTTCAACGAACTCCATGTCGTCGACGGCATGCTGGAGACGCAGGTTCGCGAAATGTCGTGA